The Cloeon dipterum chromosome X, ieCloDipt1.1, whole genome shotgun sequence genome includes a window with the following:
- the LOC135944870 gene encoding uncharacterized protein LOC135944870, with protein sequence MLSKIVVVGVVLCCSFFLMVVVQGQAVVTDADPSEYPYLVRIHVFYPGVPLDITLPGMVVSSKFVLTTIPTSFLSSYNFTMTDQFGEVRPHVKIGPILDGRFTYSKVCNKFRGAKYPLRESDFKNVTDAIPDAQLLSFNITSPVLRKVTVPVMSNTDCATATASDAANITNMCVDVSGFTDLCQVFSYKSIAYESAWGPMLAIGGQVQGLPSSNSGEDSCNGSYWQFANLAVYRQNLTTEIPEVDIF encoded by the exons TGGTTGTTGTGCAGGGTCAAGCAGTGGTTACAGACGCAGATCCGTCCGAGTATCCATACTTG GTTCGGATTCACGTTTTTTACCCTGGCGTCCCTCTTGATATAACCCTTCCTGGAATGGTGGTCAGCAGTAAATTCGTGCTAACCACTATTCCGACAAGCTTTTTAAG CTCCTATAATTTCACAATGACTGACCAGTTTGGCGAGGTTCGACCCCATGTCAAAATCGGACCAATCTTAGACGGCCGGTTTACATATTCCAAAGTATGTAACAAATTTCGTGGAGCAAAGTATCCGCTCCGTGAAAGcgactttaaaaatgtgaCGGACGCCATCCCTGACGCGCAGCTCCTTTCTTTCAATATCACATCG CCGGTCCTGAGAAAGGTGACTGTCCCTGTGATGAGCAACACCGACTGCGCTACCGCTACGGCCTCAGACGCCGCAAACATTACCAATATGTGCGTGGATGTCAGTGGTTTTACGGACTTGTGCCAG GTCTTCTCTTATAAAAGTATAGCATATGAATCTGCTTGGGGTCCAATGCTAGCGATTGGTGGCCAGGTACAAGGCTTACCTTCTTCTAATAGCGGTGAAGACTCATGCAACGGATCTTATTGGCAATTTGCAAACCTCGCAGTTTACCGCCAGAATTTGACTACTGAAATTCCTGAAGTGGATATCTTTTAG
- the LOC135946839 gene encoding uncharacterized protein LOC135946839 gives MLSNMVIFGFLLCCPFFLMFIEHGQAVVVTDADPSEYPYVFGVVRTPVKNGTVLGSQFTYFKVCNKFRGAKYPLRESDFNNLTTAVPDAQLIFFDKTSSVLKKVTAPVMNKTACAAATNPDAAKIAGLCVDSSGLTDLCPVLFYDTEELAFTWIPMVAIGSQLQGIYLSDSGCKTALWEFFDIAPFRQNLTSEIPEVEIF, from the exons ATGCTGTCCAACATGGTCATCTTCGGTTTCCTGCTTTGCTGCCCATTTTTCTTAA TGTTTATCGAGCATGGTCAAGCAGTAGTGGTCACGGACGCAGATCCGTCCGAGTACCCATACGTG TTTGGCGTGGTTCGAACCCCTGTCAAAAACGGAACAGTCCTCGGTAGCCAGTTTACATATTTCAAAGTATGTAACAAATTTCGTGGAGCAAAGTATCCGCTCCGCGAAAGTGACTTCAACAACCTGACGACCGCCGTCCCTGACGCtcagctaatttttttcgataaaacatcg TCGGTCTTAAAGAAGGTGACTGCCCCTGTGATGAACAAAACCGCCTGCGCTGCCGCTACAAACCCGGACGCCGCGAAAATTGCAGGACTTTGCGTGGATAGCAGTGGCCTTACTGACTTGTGCCCG GTCCTCTTTTATGATACTGAGGAATTGGCATTTACTTGGATTCCAATGGTAGCGATTGGTAGCCAGTTACAAGGGATTTATTTAAGTGATTCCGGCTGTAAAACAGCTCTTTGGGAATTTTTTGACATCGCTCCTTTCCGCCAGAATTTGACTAGTGAAATTCCTGAAGTGGAAATCTTCTAG